From the Etheostoma spectabile isolate EspeVRDwgs_2016 unplaced genomic scaffold, UIUC_Espe_1.0 scaffold00007543, whole genome shotgun sequence genome, one window contains:
- the LOC116678497 gene encoding NLR family CARD domain-containing protein 3 isoform X2: protein MKSDRSMGRYYNFKDGQDAVDGRVHQESSEGLGGQSDLQQQTDLDPIFMLLEENILTFIKNELKKIQKVLSPDYPECLESQREDEEVLEGEDEEQRRRSREAFLKITLHFLRRMKQEELADRLQSRSHSGVCQRKLKTNQKIKFQCVFEGIAKAGNPTVLYQMFTEIYIMEGGAAGVNEEHEVRQIETASWKPDRPETIIRCEDIFKAPPGRDEPIRTVMTKGVAGIGKTVLTQKFTLDWAEGKANQDIQFIFPFTFREMNVLKERKFSLVELVDLFFSETKEAGISRFEEVQVVFIFDGLDECRLPLDFLNTEILTDVTESTSVGVLLTNLIRGNLLPSARLWITTRPAAANQIPAEYVDMVTEVRGFTDPQKEDYFSKRYRDKKQASRIISHIKTSRSLHIMCHIPVFCWITATVLEKVLETREGGELPKTLTEMYIHFLVVQSKLNVKYYGKSEIDQHWSPESRKMIESLGKLAFEQLQKGNLIFYESDLTECGIDIRAASVYSGVFTQIFKEESGLYQDKVFCFVHLSVQEFLAALHVHLTFTNSGVNLLAEEQTTSRLSKVFRETRKLKHLHQSAVDKALQSPNGHLDLFLRFLLGLSLETNQTLLRGLMTFAGSSLQTKKDTVKYIKKKISENLSAERSINLFHCLNELNDGSLVEEIQQSLSSGSLSTDKLSPAQWSALVFILLSSEEDLDVFDLKKYSASEEALLRLLPVVKASNKALLSGCNLSERSCEALSSVLSSQSSSLRELDLSNNNLQDSGVKHLSSGLESPHCRLETLRLSGCNLSERSCEALSSVLSSQSSSLRELDLSNNNLQDSGVKLVSPGLKSPHCRLETLRLVFS, encoded by the exons atgaagagtgaccgGTCTATGGGTCGTTATTATAACTTTAAAGATGGACAAGATGCTGTTGATGGAAG AGTTCACCAGGAGAGCTCAGAGGGCCTCGGTGGTCAGTCTGACCTGCAGCAACAAACAGACCTGGACCCCATATTTATG ctgctggaggagaacATCCTCACTTTTATAAAGAACGAGCTGAAGAAGATTCAGAAGGTTCTGAGTccagattacccagaatgctTAGAGAGTCaaagggaggatgaggaggttttggagggtgaggatgaagagcagaggaggaggagcagagaagcatttctgaagatcacactgcacttcctgaggagaatgaagcaggaggagctggctgaccgtctgcagagca GAAGTCATTCTGGAGTTTGTCAGCGTAAACTCAAGACTAACCAGAAGATAAAgttccagtgtgtgtttgaggggattgctaaagcaggaaaccCAACCGTTCTGtatcagatgttcacagagatctacatcatggagggaggggctgcaggggtcaatgaagaacatgaggtcagacagattgaaacagcatcctggaaaccagacagaccagaaacaataatcagatgtgaagacatctttaaagccccacctggaagagatgaaccaatcagaaccgtgatgacaaagggagtggctggcatcgggaaaacagtcttaacacagaagttcactctggactgggctgaaggcaaagccaaccaggacatccagttcatattcccattcaccttcagagagatgaatgtgctgaaagagagaaagttcagcttggtggaacttgttgatctcttctttagtgaaaccaaagaagcaggaatcagcaggtttgaagaggtccaggttgtcttcatctttgacggtctggatgagtgtcgacttcctctggacttcctcaacactgagatcctgactgatgttacagagtccacctcagtgggtgtgctgctgacaaacctcatcagggggaatctgcttccctctgctcgcctctggataaccacacgacctgcagcagccaatcagatccctgctgagtatgttgacatggtgacagaggtcagaggattCACTGACCCTCAGAAGGAGGATTATTtcagtaagagatacagagacaaGAAGCAGGCCAgcagaatcatctcccacatcaagacatcacgaagcctccacatcatgtgccacatcccagtcttctgctggatcactgctacagttctggagaaggtgttggagaccagagagggaggagagctgcccaagaccctgactgagatgtacatccacttcctggtggttcagtccaaacTGAATGTTAAATATTATGGAAAATCTGAAATAGATCAACACTGGAGTCCAGAGTCCAGGAAGATGATtgagtctctgggaaaactggcttttgagcagctgcagaaaggcaacctgatcttctatgaatcagacctgacagagtgtggcatcgatatcagagcagcatcagtgtactcaggagtgttcacacagatctttaaagaggagagtggactgtaccaggacaaggtgttctgcttcgtccatctgagtgttcaggagtttctggctgctcttcatgtccatctgaccttcaccaactctggagtcaacctgctggcagaagaacaaacaaCCTCCCGGCTGTCTAAAGTCTTCAGAGAAACCCGTAAACTAAAACATCTCCATCAGAGTGCTGTTGACAAAGCTTTACAGAGTCCAAATGGACACCTTgacttgttcctccgcttcctcctgggtctttcacTAGAGACCAATCAGACTCTCCTACGAGGTCTGATGACCTTTGCTGGCAGTAGCTTACAGACCAAAAAGGACACAGTCAagtacatcaagaagaagatcagtgagaatctgtctgcagagagaagcatcaatctgttccactgtctgaatgaactgaatgatggttctctagtggaggagatccaacagtccctgagttcaggaagtctctccacagataaactgtctcctgctcagtggtcagctctggtcttcatcttactgtcatcagaagaagatctggacgtgtttgacctgaagaaatactctgcttcagaggaggctcttctgaggctgctgccagtggtcaaagcctccaacaaAGCTCT ACTGAGTGggtgtaacctgtcagagagaagctgtgaagctctgtcctcagttctcagctcccagtcctctagtctgagagagctggacctgagtaacaacaacctgcaggattcaggagtgaagcATCTGTCCTCTGGATTggagagtccacactgcagactggaaactctcag gttgagtggctgtaacctgtcagagagaagctgtgaagctctgtcctcagttctcagctcccagtcctctagtctgagagagctggacctgagtaacaacaacctgcaggattcaggagtgaagctgGTGTCtcctggactgaagagtccacactgcagactggaaactctcaggttggtgTTCAGTTAG
- the LOC116678497 gene encoding NLR family CARD domain-containing protein 3 isoform X1: protein MSQCEDREEGAPPSKTTLWGDHDSQTKAQRMQQQKPGPGLSCVSMKSDQSMGRPVTFKDGQDAADGRVHQESSEGLGGQSDLQQQTDLDPIFMLLEENILTFIKNELKKIQKVLSPDYPECLESQREDEEVLEGEDEEQRRRSREAFLKITLHFLRRMKQEELADRLQSRSHSGVCQRKLKTNQKIKFQCVFEGIAKAGNPTVLYQMFTEIYIMEGGAAGVNEEHEVRQIETASWKPDRPETIIRCEDIFKAPPGRDEPIRTVMTKGVAGIGKTVLTQKFTLDWAEGKANQDIQFIFPFTFREMNVLKERKFSLVELVDLFFSETKEAGISRFEEVQVVFIFDGLDECRLPLDFLNTEILTDVTESTSVGVLLTNLIRGNLLPSARLWITTRPAAANQIPAEYVDMVTEVRGFTDPQKEDYFSKRYRDKKQASRIISHIKTSRSLHIMCHIPVFCWITATVLEKVLETREGGELPKTLTEMYIHFLVVQSKLNVKYYGKSEIDQHWSPESRKMIESLGKLAFEQLQKGNLIFYESDLTECGIDIRAASVYSGVFTQIFKEESGLYQDKVFCFVHLSVQEFLAALHVHLTFTNSGVNLLAEEQTTSRLSKVFRETRKLKHLHQSAVDKALQSPNGHLDLFLRFLLGLSLETNQTLLRGLMTFAGSSLQTKKDTVKYIKKKISENLSAERSINLFHCLNELNDGSLVEEIQQSLSSGSLSTDKLSPAQWSALVFILLSSEEDLDVFDLKKYSASEEALLRLLPVVKASNKALLSGCNLSERSCEALSSVLSSQSSSLRELDLSNNNLQDSGVKHLSSGLESPHCRLETLRLSGCNLSERSCEALSSVLSSQSSSLRELDLSNNNLQDSGVKLVSPGLKSPHCRLETLRLVFS from the exons ATGAGTCAgtgtgaggacagagaggagggagccCCTCCCTCTAAAACCACTCTGTGGGGGGACCATGACAGCCAGACCAAAGCTCAGAG gatgcagcagcagaaacctggacctggactcagctgtgtgtccatgaagagtgaccAGTCTATGGGTCGTCCTGTTACCTTTAAAGATGGACAAGATGCTGCTGATGGAAG AGTTCACCAGGAGAGCTCAGAGGGCCTCGGTGGTCAGTCTGACCTGCAGCAACAAACAGACCTGGACCCCATATTTATG ctgctggaggagaacATCCTCACTTTTATAAAGAACGAGCTGAAGAAGATTCAGAAGGTTCTGAGTccagattacccagaatgctTAGAGAGTCaaagggaggatgaggaggttttggagggtgaggatgaagagcagaggaggaggagcagagaagcatttctgaagatcacactgcacttcctgaggagaatgaagcaggaggagctggctgaccgtctgcagagca GAAGTCATTCTGGAGTTTGTCAGCGTAAACTCAAGACTAACCAGAAGATAAAgttccagtgtgtgtttgaggggattgctaaagcaggaaaccCAACCGTTCTGtatcagatgttcacagagatctacatcatggagggaggggctgcaggggtcaatgaagaacatgaggtcagacagattgaaacagcatcctggaaaccagacagaccagaaacaataatcagatgtgaagacatctttaaagccccacctggaagagatgaaccaatcagaaccgtgatgacaaagggagtggctggcatcgggaaaacagtcttaacacagaagttcactctggactgggctgaaggcaaagccaaccaggacatccagttcatattcccattcaccttcagagagatgaatgtgctgaaagagagaaagttcagcttggtggaacttgttgatctcttctttagtgaaaccaaagaagcaggaatcagcaggtttgaagaggtccaggttgtcttcatctttgacggtctggatgagtgtcgacttcctctggacttcctcaacactgagatcctgactgatgttacagagtccacctcagtgggtgtgctgctgacaaacctcatcagggggaatctgcttccctctgctcgcctctggataaccacacgacctgcagcagccaatcagatccctgctgagtatgttgacatggtgacagaggtcagaggattCACTGACCCTCAGAAGGAGGATTATTtcagtaagagatacagagacaaGAAGCAGGCCAgcagaatcatctcccacatcaagacatcacgaagcctccacatcatgtgccacatcccagtcttctgctggatcactgctacagttctggagaaggtgttggagaccagagagggaggagagctgcccaagaccctgactgagatgtacatccacttcctggtggttcagtccaaacTGAATGTTAAATATTATGGAAAATCTGAAATAGATCAACACTGGAGTCCAGAGTCCAGGAAGATGATtgagtctctgggaaaactggcttttgagcagctgcagaaaggcaacctgatcttctatgaatcagacctgacagagtgtggcatcgatatcagagcagcatcagtgtactcaggagtgttcacacagatctttaaagaggagagtggactgtaccaggacaaggtgttctgcttcgtccatctgagtgttcaggagtttctggctgctcttcatgtccatctgaccttcaccaactctggagtcaacctgctggcagaagaacaaacaaCCTCCCGGCTGTCTAAAGTCTTCAGAGAAACCCGTAAACTAAAACATCTCCATCAGAGTGCTGTTGACAAAGCTTTACAGAGTCCAAATGGACACCTTgacttgttcctccgcttcctcctgggtctttcacTAGAGACCAATCAGACTCTCCTACGAGGTCTGATGACCTTTGCTGGCAGTAGCTTACAGACCAAAAAGGACACAGTCAagtacatcaagaagaagatcagtgagaatctgtctgcagagagaagcatcaatctgttccactgtctgaatgaactgaatgatggttctctagtggaggagatccaacagtccctgagttcaggaagtctctccacagataaactgtctcctgctcagtggtcagctctggtcttcatcttactgtcatcagaagaagatctggacgtgtttgacctgaagaaatactctgcttcagaggaggctcttctgaggctgctgccagtggtcaaagcctccaacaaAGCTCT ACTGAGTGggtgtaacctgtcagagagaagctgtgaagctctgtcctcagttctcagctcccagtcctctagtctgagagagctggacctgagtaacaacaacctgcaggattcaggagtgaagcATCTGTCCTCTGGATTggagagtccacactgcagactggaaactctcag gttgagtggctgtaacctgtcagagagaagctgtgaagctctgtcctcagttctcagctcccagtcctctagtctgagagagctggacctgagtaacaacaacctgcaggattcaggagtgaagctgGTGTCtcctggactgaagagtccacactgcagactggaaactctcaggttggtgTTCAGTTAG